Proteins found in one Panicum hallii strain FIL2 chromosome 4, PHallii_v3.1, whole genome shotgun sequence genomic segment:
- the LOC112890871 gene encoding uncharacterized protein LOC112890871, producing the protein MSKGSLLCSLVLLQVCIAQLSLVSGSLLTGGQIGGNLLCQDPIRRAWLMSSHGRDEFEGHNADFIFDEELADEGVDTSDDRGVLVAVGEAGAEEEEGLLPSDGDDEGGDNSGGTKDSSGSGGDVECPECGKFFKSDKSMFGHLRSHPNKGYKGTTPPVKKLKLSPETAATAATSSSSSSQGIDRPPAQHSGRDPQLTPLEILCAHGILTLKYKDNKQATQVLPPPPSFGKLDAIGQAEGGIRGSATGYAAAKIKGNNDGNVGNYDEHSGSFVKIPKKRRNMPKEVSEAHRKKAKFVPTLKEKRPYICKHCKAEFSMHQALGGHMAGHHKEKVVPALDDSSLRAHQSMAAESQNAKEQVGGGDEDDNSWHGNDLSPPRGQFSIVLDVPWQCGQASGGQMRQHSKRNDGLSSPPVVPVATPTPTDDGDGRRLFDIDLNVKVPEQE; encoded by the coding sequence ATGAGTAAGGGCAGCTTGCTGTGCTCGCTGGTCCTGCTGCAAGTTTGCATCGCCCAGCTGTCTCTGGTCTCGGGTAGCCTGCTGACCGGAGGCCAGATTGGAGGCAATCTTCTGTGCCAAGATCCAATCCGGAGAGCGTGGTTGATGTCAAGCCATGGCCGCGACGAGTTCGAGGGCCACAACGCTGATTTCATCTTCGATGAGGAGCTGGCCGACGAAGGGGTGGACACGAGCGATGACAGAGGTGTGCTGGTGGCAGTAGGAGAAGCGGGCgctgaggaagaagaggggtTGCTGCCCTCAGATGGTGACGATGAAGGTGGCGACAACAGTGGTGGAACCAAGGATAGCTCCGGAAGTGGTGGTGATGTTGAATGTCCTGAGTGCGGGAAATTCTTCAAGAGCGATAAATCAATGTTTGGTCATCTTCGGAGCCACCCGAACAAAGGGTATAAAGGTACTACTCCGCCCGTGAAGAAGTTGAAGCTCTCACCGGAGACAGCCGCTACAGCCGCcacatcatcttcttcctcgtcCCAAGGTATTGACCGACCCCCTGCCCAGCATAGCGGACGTGATCCTCAGTTAACCCCCTTAGAGATATTGTGTGCGCATGGAATACTCACACTCAAGTATAAAGACAATAAACAGGCCACACAAGTGCTGCCGCCACCGCCTTCGTTTGGAAAACTTGATGCCATTGGACAAGCTGAAGGTGGAATCCGAGGATCAGCCACAGGCTATGCTGCAGCCAAGATCAAGGGCAACAATGATGGTAATGTGGGAAATTATGATGAACACAGCGGTTCCTTTGTGAAAATCCCCAAAAAGAGAAGGAACATGCCCAAAGAAGTCAGCGAGGCACATAGGAAGAAGGCGAAGTTTGTGCCCACTCTAAAGGAGAAGCGTCCATACATCTGCAAGCATTGCAAGGCAGAGTTCTCCATGCACCAGGCCCTGGGTGGGCATATGGCTGGCCACCACAAGGAGAAGGTGGTCCCGGCACTGGACGATTCCTCGCTCAGGGCACACCAGAGCATGGCTGCCGAGAGCCAGAACGCGAAGGAGCAAGTTGGAGGCGGTGACGAGGATGACAACAGTTGGCACGGCAACGACCTGTCTCCGCCTAGAGGGCAGTTCTCCATAGTATTGGACGTGCCGTGGCAGTGTGGGCAGGCATCAGGAGGGCAGATGAGGCAGCACTCTAAGAGGAACGATGGCCTGTCGTCGCCACCAGTGGTGCCGGTAGCAACTCCGACTCCGACTGATGATGGAGATGGGCGCAGGCTGTTCGACATTGACCTCAATGTCAAGGTTCCGGAGCAGGAATAG